In one Novosphingopyxis iocasae genomic region, the following are encoded:
- a CDS encoding cytochrome P450 has protein sequence MTDETTLPTGYALSAIDPTYRETPWVTLDRLRAAEPVHHDQQLGRYFVTGGHEVERLVKDRSLVVDPAKANEGTFTKTLYGANSKELSLLMLDDPDHARQRRLVLKAFNKRAVDALLPRIDAIAATLADDIEAADDPFDFVAVFGSPLPTTVMAELLGIDPADRKDFRRWSLGCMQALNPFRTAEQTALYEEGTTTLADYLAREVEKRRGGVGDDLISGLARAEEEGDTLTTRDIVLLIRLLLIAGNSTTTDMIGSGVVKLLQNPDQLAKLKGDPALIDKALDEVLRVEPPVAQCLRTAPEDMEVNGQCIAKGETIHLSLFGAHYDPALNENPQAFDIGRDEITHFAFGGGAHYCLGAQLGLAQGRIALPMLFDRFPNLAFSDAHELKHKIAPAFNGYGEIWLTK, from the coding sequence ATGACCGACGAAACCACGCTGCCGACGGGCTACGCCCTGTCCGCGATCGACCCGACCTATCGCGAAACGCCTTGGGTGACGCTCGATCGCCTGCGCGCGGCGGAGCCGGTGCATCACGATCAGCAGCTCGGCCGTTATTTCGTGACCGGCGGGCATGAGGTGGAGCGGCTGGTGAAGGACCGCAGCCTGGTGGTCGATCCGGCCAAGGCCAATGAAGGGACGTTCACCAAGACGCTTTACGGCGCGAACAGCAAGGAGCTGTCGCTGCTGATGCTCGACGATCCGGACCATGCGCGCCAGCGGCGGCTGGTGCTGAAGGCATTCAACAAGCGCGCCGTCGATGCGCTGCTGCCGCGGATCGATGCGATCGCGGCCACGCTGGCCGACGATATCGAGGCGGCCGACGATCCGTTCGATTTCGTCGCCGTATTCGGCTCTCCGCTGCCCACCACTGTGATGGCCGAACTGCTGGGCATCGATCCGGCGGATCGCAAGGATTTTCGCCGCTGGTCTTTGGGCTGCATGCAGGCGCTCAATCCCTTCCGCACCGCCGAACAGACGGCACTATATGAGGAAGGAACGACGACGCTGGCCGACTATCTGGCGCGCGAGGTGGAAAAGCGCCGCGGCGGCGTTGGGGACGATCTGATCTCCGGCCTCGCCCGCGCCGAGGAAGAAGGCGACACGCTGACGACGCGCGATATCGTGCTGCTGATCCGCTTGCTGCTGATTGCTGGCAACAGTACGACAACGGACATGATCGGCAGCGGCGTGGTGAAGCTGCTGCAGAACCCGGATCAGCTCGCCAAGCTGAAAGGCGATCCCGCGCTGATTGACAAGGCGCTGGACGAGGTGCTGCGCGTCGAGCCGCCGGTGGCCCAGTGCCTGCGCACCGCGCCGGAGGACATGGAGGTGAACGGCCAGTGCATCGCCAAGGGGGAGACCATCCACCTCTCGCTGTTCGGCGCGCATTACGATCCGGCGCTCAACGAAAATCCGCAGGCCTTCGACATTGGCCGGGACGAGATCACGCATTTCGCTTTCGGCGGCGGCGCGCATTATTGTCTGGGGGCGCAACTGGGGCTCGCGCAGGGCCGCATCGCGCTGCCGATGCTGTTCGATCGCTTCCCGAACCTGGCCTTTTCGGACGCGCACGAATTGAAACACAAGATCGCGCCGGCGTTCAACGGCTATGGCGAAATCTGGCTTACGAAATAG
- a CDS encoding DUF1761 domain-containing protein, with protein sequence MNILIILLAALAAFLVGGLWYGPVFGKAWIRLIGKAADGLPAGNMFKIYGLAFLFALLQATMLAHMFDRLGDPPFHIVMMISCGLALGFVIPAIGTNYLFRREPRKLFFIDAGYWLAFYAAMGLVFALLG encoded by the coding sequence ATGAATATTCTCATCATCCTGCTCGCCGCGCTGGCCGCGTTTCTGGTGGGCGGGCTGTGGTACGGGCCTGTCTTCGGCAAGGCGTGGATCCGGCTGATCGGCAAGGCGGCGGACGGTCTGCCGGCGGGAAACATGTTCAAGATCTACGGCCTCGCCTTCCTGTTTGCGCTGCTGCAGGCGACCATGCTCGCGCATATGTTCGATCGGCTGGGCGATCCACCCTTCCATATCGTGATGATGATTTCCTGCGGTCTGGCACTGGGTTTCGTGATCCCGGCGATCGGCACGAACTATCTATTCCGGCGCGAACCGCGGAAGCTGTTCTTCATCGATGCCGGATACTGGCTCGCCTTCTACGCGGCGATGGGCCTCGTATTCGCGCTGCTCGGCTAA
- a CDS encoding potassium channel family protein — MLTRKSSLPVWADAMLRVLFVFFLIGLAVAVHWFDRTGLQDNYDGEVSFLDVVYFTMISITTTGYGDIAPVTERARLFDALIVTPIRVFVVLIFVGTAYNFVLKRTWDKWRMKLLQGNLSGHIVVAGFGVSGQEATKELLERGQDPKSIVVVDKSPDATAAAESMGCTVLSADATRDQTLTDVRVSTAASVIVSAGSDDTSILIVLTVRHLAPDVPISVVVRASDNELLARQAGANNVINPVNFAGLLLAGSCHGEHIADYISDLASVTGRVALAERAIQPEEYGQPMTALKTGVGVRLYRDGQPFGFWQEEAQSMQAGDTVVEIVAGTGTSADR, encoded by the coding sequence ATGCTGACGCGCAAAAGCTCTCTGCCCGTCTGGGCGGACGCGATGCTGCGCGTGCTGTTCGTTTTCTTCCTGATCGGACTGGCCGTGGCCGTTCACTGGTTCGACCGCACCGGCCTTCAGGATAATTATGATGGCGAGGTGAGTTTCCTCGATGTCGTCTATTTCACGATGATATCGATCACCACCACCGGCTATGGCGATATCGCGCCTGTCACGGAGCGCGCGCGGCTGTTCGATGCACTGATCGTGACGCCGATCCGCGTCTTCGTGGTGCTGATTTTCGTCGGCACGGCCTATAACTTCGTGCTCAAGCGTACCTGGGACAAATGGCGTATGAAACTTCTGCAGGGTAATTTGAGCGGCCATATCGTGGTCGCGGGCTTCGGGGTCAGCGGGCAGGAGGCGACCAAGGAGTTGCTGGAGCGCGGGCAGGATCCAAAGTCGATCGTGGTGGTCGACAAGAGCCCCGATGCAACCGCCGCGGCGGAAAGCATGGGCTGTACCGTCCTTTCCGCGGACGCGACGCGCGACCAGACATTGACCGACGTGCGCGTAAGCACGGCAGCCTCGGTGATTGTATCGGCGGGCAGCGACGATACCTCGATCCTGATCGTGCTGACCGTCCGCCATCTGGCACCGGACGTGCCGATCAGCGTGGTCGTGCGCGCATCGGACAACGAGCTGCTCGCGCGGCAGGCAGGCGCGAACAATGTCATCAACCCGGTGAACTTTGCCGGTTTGCTGCTGGCGGGAAGCTGCCACGGCGAACATATCGCCGATTATATCTCGGACCTCGCCTCCGTAACGGGCCGCGTGGCGCTCGCCGAACGCGCGATCCAGCCGGAGGAATATGGTCAGCCGATGACGGCGCTGAAAACCGGCGTAGGCGTGCGGCTCTACCGGGACGGACAGCCCTTCGGTTTCTGGCAGGAAGAAGCCCAGTCCATGCAGGCGGGCGATACGGTGGTAGAGATCGTCGCCGGAACCGGCACCAGCGCGGATAGATAG
- a CDS encoding leucyl aminopeptidase family protein, with translation MTQYSQLIRPDNGQDAVPIHCVSTNGFEQWSKSRSARERTAMAAHRFKAEPATFTILPGEGDSWSVVAGVEDGDALSTWCLAKLSETLPAGTYKLGNGHPGAAVFGWLMGQYKFTRYLEAPSEGPRVLLTDEPAKIDQMVMLAEATALVRDLVNTPPVDCGPPALEAEAERIAKAHGGSVEVTRGDALETGYPLIHAVGQAAMREHAPRLIELRWGREDHPKLAIIGKGVVFDSGGLDVKSSTGMRLMKKDMGGSAHALALAELVMKANLPVRLHMLVPAVENAISGNALRPGDVITARSGTTVEIDNTDAEGRLILADALTKAGEDNPELVIDFATLTGAARVALGPDLPAMFANDDALATGLTEGGETEDDPLWRLPLWDGYMEMLSSDIADCVNSASGGFAGSITAALFLKKFAPEKADWAHFDTFAWRPSAKPGRPKGGEALGLRASFRYLKNRYG, from the coding sequence ATGACACAATACAGCCAGCTCATTCGCCCCGACAACGGCCAGGACGCCGTGCCGATCCACTGCGTTTCGACGAACGGTTTCGAACAATGGTCCAAGAGCCGCAGCGCGCGGGAACGCACCGCGATGGCTGCGCACCGCTTCAAGGCAGAGCCCGCCACTTTCACGATCCTTCCAGGTGAAGGCGATAGCTGGTCCGTAGTCGCAGGGGTGGAAGATGGCGATGCGCTTTCGACCTGGTGTCTCGCCAAGCTGTCGGAGACGCTGCCTGCGGGCACTTACAAGCTTGGGAACGGACATCCCGGCGCTGCCGTGTTCGGCTGGCTGATGGGGCAGTACAAGTTCACGCGCTATCTCGAGGCTCCGTCTGAAGGGCCGCGCGTGCTGCTGACAGATGAGCCTGCGAAGATCGACCAGATGGTCATGTTGGCCGAAGCGACCGCGCTGGTGCGCGATTTGGTCAACACGCCGCCGGTCGATTGCGGACCGCCCGCGCTTGAAGCGGAAGCCGAACGCATTGCCAAGGCGCATGGCGGCAGCGTGGAGGTGACACGCGGCGATGCGCTGGAAACCGGTTATCCCTTGATCCACGCGGTTGGTCAGGCTGCGATGCGCGAGCACGCGCCCCGGCTGATCGAGCTGCGCTGGGGGAGGGAAGATCATCCCAAACTGGCGATCATCGGTAAGGGCGTCGTGTTCGATTCGGGCGGCCTCGACGTCAAATCGTCGACCGGCATGCGGCTGATGAAAAAGGATATGGGCGGCTCCGCCCACGCCCTCGCGCTCGCCGAACTGGTGATGAAGGCGAACCTTCCGGTAAGGCTCCATATGCTGGTACCCGCCGTCGAAAATGCCATTTCGGGCAACGCCCTGCGCCCTGGCGACGTCATCACCGCGCGCAGCGGCACGACGGTGGAAATCGACAACACCGATGCCGAGGGGCGTCTAATCCTGGCCGACGCGTTGACCAAGGCAGGCGAGGACAACCCGGAACTGGTGATCGACTTCGCCACCCTTACCGGCGCGGCGCGGGTTGCGCTCGGCCCCGATCTGCCGGCGATGTTCGCCAATGACGATGCTCTTGCCACAGGCCTCACCGAAGGCGGCGAGACGGAGGACGACCCGCTATGGCGGCTGCCACTGTGGGACGGCTATATGGAGATGCTCTCCAGCGATATCGCCGACTGCGTGAACAGCGCCAGCGGCGGGTTCGCCGGATCGATCACGGCCGCGCTGTTCCTGAAGAAGTTTGCACCGGAAAAAGCGGACTGGGCGCATTTTGACACCTTTGCGTGGCGTCCATCGGCCAAGCCCGGACGGCCCAAGGGCGGGGAAGCACTCGGTCTGCGTGCCAGCTTCCGTTATCTGAAAAACCGTTACGGATAG
- a CDS encoding DUF4163 domain-containing protein translates to MRSLSLALVVTLGVAACSSGDTVQQDEQTSPKASARAEASAKEAVATAASDTSGAQGSAWDYKQKNDLYEFEYKFPAVAPKLAAILKKEAESAEAQLKADTKQARIEANNSDFPYRPYDLMYVWQQVADIPAFQSLSAQIYSFSGGAHGNTAYDSLVWDKSAGREMKPIDFFTSSSALGAQIRQTYCKKLDAERRKKREGDPGDPNGMFNECIDPMEQTLLLGSSNGKSFNRLGIIAGPYAAGPYAEGSYDVTLPVTQAILDQVKPEYKSAFSVMR, encoded by the coding sequence ATGCGAAGTTTGTCCCTTGCCCTGGTGGTTACGCTTGGCGTTGCAGCCTGTTCCTCCGGCGATACCGTGCAACAGGATGAGCAGACCAGCCCGAAGGCAAGCGCTCGCGCTGAAGCGTCTGCCAAGGAAGCCGTCGCCACCGCTGCTAGCGACACCAGCGGCGCGCAGGGGTCGGCTTGGGACTACAAACAGAAAAACGACCTTTACGAATTCGAATATAAATTCCCCGCCGTGGCGCCAAAGCTGGCCGCCATTCTGAAGAAGGAGGCCGAAAGTGCGGAGGCGCAGCTGAAGGCCGATACGAAGCAGGCCCGTATCGAGGCGAACAATAGCGACTTTCCCTATCGCCCCTACGACCTGATGTACGTCTGGCAGCAGGTTGCCGACATTCCGGCCTTCCAGAGCCTCTCGGCGCAAATCTACAGCTTCTCTGGCGGTGCGCACGGTAATACCGCTTATGACAGCCTGGTATGGGACAAGTCGGCGGGCCGGGAGATGAAGCCGATCGATTTCTTCACCTCCTCATCCGCCCTGGGCGCCCAAATTCGCCAGACATATTGTAAGAAACTGGATGCCGAGCGCCGCAAGAAACGCGAAGGCGATCCTGGCGATCCCAACGGCATGTTCAACGAATGCATCGATCCGATGGAACAGACGCTGCTGCTGGGCTCGTCCAACGGCAAAAGCTTCAATCGGCTGGGGATCATCGCCGGGCCCTATGCCGCCGGCCCCTATGCCGAGGGCAGCTACGACGTCACCTTGCCGGTGACGCAGGCCATCCTCGATCAGGTGAAACCTGAGTATAAATCCGCCTTTTCCGTGATGCGCTGA
- a CDS encoding flavin-containing monooxygenase, which yields MSQEQFDVLIVGAGLSGIGMAVHLQRDCPGKTFAILEQRDDLGGTWDLFQYPGIRSDSDMHTLGFDFEPWTEQKAIADGPSIWNYIHRIAKERDIEQHIRFGQKVSTAKWSSETALWTLESVDGEGHRTKCSARYLYLASGYYDYDKGHEPHFEGREDFGGQIVHPQFWPDDLDYSGKRVVVIGSGATAVTLVPSIAKKAAHVTMLQRTPTWYAIRPSEDAIANGLRKVLPDSTAYKLIRKRNVLLQRFFFNRARSKPGKVGEFLHGKIREALGGQMDEKDFTPPYNPWEQRLCLVPDADMFEALKAGDASIVTDHIDRFDETGIQLKSGEHLNADIIVTATGLKLAVAGKIAFDIDGEPVNFADRIYYKGSMFSGIPNLAAVFGYVNASWTLKADIVARYFCRFINTVEARVGDYAVPTLPANGSVEAEAAFDFSSGYFQRSMDILPKSGSRQPWKLNQDYLLDRKILLKDPIDDGELVFHQAGQAEHAPPVMAAAE from the coding sequence ATGAGCCAAGAGCAATTCGACGTCCTGATCGTGGGCGCGGGTCTATCGGGAATCGGCATGGCAGTGCATCTGCAGCGCGATTGTCCGGGCAAGACCTTCGCCATCCTCGAGCAGCGCGACGATCTGGGCGGCACCTGGGATCTGTTCCAATATCCCGGCATCCGATCGGACAGCGACATGCACACGCTTGGCTTCGATTTCGAACCCTGGACAGAGCAAAAGGCGATCGCCGACGGCCCTTCGATCTGGAACTATATCCATCGGATCGCCAAAGAGCGCGACATTGAGCAGCATATCCGCTTCGGCCAGAAGGTATCGACCGCCAAATGGTCGAGCGAGACCGCTTTATGGACGCTGGAATCCGTCGATGGGGAGGGCCATCGCACAAAGTGCAGCGCGCGCTATCTCTATCTCGCTTCCGGCTATTATGATTATGACAAGGGGCACGAACCGCATTTCGAAGGGCGCGAGGATTTCGGCGGGCAGATCGTCCACCCGCAATTCTGGCCCGACGATCTCGACTATTCGGGCAAGCGGGTGGTGGTGATCGGGTCGGGCGCCACGGCGGTGACGCTGGTGCCCTCGATCGCGAAGAAAGCGGCGCATGTCACGATGCTCCAGCGCACGCCGACCTGGTATGCAATCCGCCCGTCCGAGGACGCGATCGCCAACGGTCTGCGCAAGGTCCTGCCCGACAGCACGGCCTACAAGTTGATCCGCAAGCGCAACGTCCTGTTGCAGCGCTTCTTCTTCAACCGCGCCCGCTCCAAGCCCGGCAAGGTTGGCGAGTTTCTGCACGGCAAGATTCGCGAGGCGCTGGGCGGGCAGATGGACGAGAAGGATTTCACGCCGCCCTATAATCCGTGGGAGCAGCGGCTTTGCCTGGTGCCCGATGCGGACATGTTCGAGGCATTGAAGGCGGGCGATGCCAGTATCGTGACCGACCATATCGATCGTTTCGACGAGACCGGCATTCAGTTGAAATCGGGCGAACATCTGAATGCGGACATCATCGTCACCGCCACCGGCCTGAAGCTGGCGGTGGCCGGCAAGATCGCTTTCGATATCGATGGGGAACCGGTGAATTTCGCCGATCGCATCTATTACAAGGGATCGATGTTTAGCGGGATTCCGAACCTTGCGGCCGTGTTCGGTTACGTCAATGCCAGCTGGACGCTGAAGGCGGACATCGTGGCGCGCTATTTCTGCCGGTTCATTAATACCGTCGAGGCGCGGGTGGGCGATTATGCGGTCCCAACGTTGCCCGCCAACGGATCGGTGGAGGCCGAGGCGGCGTTCGATTTCTCCTCCGGCTATTTCCAGCGGTCGATGGATATCCTGCCCAAGAGCGGATCGCGCCAACCGTGGAAGCTCAACCAAGACTATCTGCTGGACCGGAAAATCCTGCTGAAGGACCCGATCGACGATGGCGAGCTGGTGTTCCACCAGGCCGGACAGGCGGAGCATGCCCCGCCCGTCATGGCCGCAGCGGAATAA
- a CDS encoding MarR family transcriptional regulator: MDQNPLSTTDSMLDWMDTLIAYVRSGDPDLTNRQMAIIFTVYTRRGPHTVRGLAEKLKVSKPVITRALNKLGQLGYLRRQRDEADGRNVFVVGTDKGASFLDRFERFIKSDAEKRDKGFPARGEAPSFANH; the protein is encoded by the coding sequence ATGGACCAGAATCCGCTTTCCACCACGGACTCTATGTTGGACTGGATGGATACCCTGATTGCCTATGTGCGCTCAGGTGATCCTGACCTCACCAATCGCCAAATGGCCATCATATTCACCGTCTATACCCGTCGCGGACCGCACACGGTTCGCGGACTGGCGGAGAAGCTAAAGGTCTCGAAACCCGTCATTACGCGTGCGCTCAACAAGCTGGGGCAGCTTGGCTATCTGCGTCGGCAGCGAGACGAGGCGGATGGGCGCAATGTCTTTGTGGTGGGGACCGACAAGGGCGCAAGCTTCCTCGATCGGTTTGAGCGCTTCATCAAGTCCGACGCCGAAAAGCGCGACAAGGGCTTCCCGGCCCGCGGCGAAGCACCAAGCTTCGCGAACCACTAG
- the argC gene encoding N-acetyl-gamma-glutamyl-phosphate reductase, with protein MNTVFIDGAAGTTGLEIRERLSGRAAFEVIVLEDERRKDVAARRDAIASADVTILCLPDDAARDAVSLGGPDSRFIDASSVHRTDPAWTYGFAELNSGQRAAIENARLVSNPGCYPTGFLALVAPLVAQGLLPADWPYSVNAVSGYSGGGKALIERYEQAEAPAFRAYGLTLEHKHLPEMKAHAGLAETPIFAPAVVPGFRGMLVEVPLPLAAMGAKGRAEDLAEVLAEHYDGERLVTVKQTDGIGEMLIAKDQAPSDRLDLYVFSSGDGGQARLIAMLDNLGKGASGAAVQNLNLMTGQPETEGLRL; from the coding sequence ATGAACACCGTTTTCATCGATGGAGCCGCCGGTACCACCGGACTTGAAATCCGCGAGCGCCTCAGCGGTCGCGCGGCGTTCGAGGTGATCGTTCTCGAAGATGAGCGCAGAAAGGACGTCGCGGCCCGCCGCGATGCCATTGCCTCGGCCGACGTCACCATATTGTGCCTGCCCGATGATGCGGCGCGTGACGCTGTGTCGCTCGGCGGCCCGGACAGCCGCTTTATCGACGCATCGAGCGTGCACCGGACTGATCCGGCGTGGACCTATGGCTTTGCCGAATTGAACTCCGGCCAGCGCGCGGCGATCGAGAATGCACGGTTGGTATCTAACCCCGGCTGCTACCCCACCGGTTTTCTTGCTCTCGTCGCGCCGCTGGTCGCGCAAGGCTTATTGCCGGCCGACTGGCCCTACAGCGTGAACGCGGTTTCCGGCTATTCCGGCGGTGGCAAGGCGTTGATCGAACGCTACGAGCAGGCCGAGGCGCCTGCTTTTCGCGCCTATGGCTTGACGCTGGAGCACAAGCATCTCCCGGAAATGAAAGCCCATGCGGGCCTCGCCGAAACGCCGATTTTTGCGCCTGCCGTGGTGCCTGGCTTTCGCGGAATGCTCGTCGAGGTGCCGTTGCCGCTCGCGGCAATGGGCGCCAAGGGGCGTGCGGAGGACCTCGCAGAAGTACTTGCCGAACATTATGACGGTGAGCGCCTCGTCACCGTCAAGCAAACCGATGGCATCGGCGAAATGCTGATCGCGAAGGATCAGGCGCCGTCCGACCGGCTCGACCTCTATGTGTTTTCAAGCGGTGACGGCGGCCAGGCCCGTTTGATCGCTATGCTTGATAATCTCGGTAAGGGTGCAAGCGGCGCGGCCGTGCAGAATCTCAACCTGATGACCGGGCAGCCGGAAACAGAGGGTTTGAGGCTCTAA
- a CDS encoding PQQ-dependent sugar dehydrogenase: protein MRKHIRNLTIIAVILAIGVAFWLTRPDKAQVPMDQMVGRDPVLGEPRPQTVPTVNIAEVARWGADQKPTAAQGLQVERYAVDLDHPRNLYTLHNGDILVAETNSPPRENGGIEGWVMKHLLGKAGAATPSANRITLLRDSDGDGEVDLRSTFLKGLNSPFGMALVGDRFFVADTDALLEFPYAQGDTQISAKGRKIYALNAKAPNNHWTRNLAVSPDETKLYIAVGSNSNIGENGMDTEKGRAMVIQYDLDTGKAIPYAIGLRNPVGLAFHPGTDQLWTTVNERDMLGSDLVPDYLALVDFGSDYGWPYHYWGGYTDPRLDDPAPDKRQYERRPDYSLGVHVAPLGLLFAGQAKLGGPFGNGAFVARHGSWNRVPAAGYDVIFVPFQGNEPQGKPIEVLTGFLDAEGNAHGRPTMLAADKTGALLVSDDVGNVIWRVTPAGKPSAAAAGNTPAAR from the coding sequence ATGCGCAAACATATCCGAAATCTTACTATCATTGCTGTCATCCTGGCGATCGGCGTCGCCTTCTGGCTGACCCGGCCTGACAAGGCACAGGTGCCGATGGATCAGATGGTGGGGCGCGATCCCGTGCTCGGTGAACCCCGGCCCCAGACGGTGCCGACGGTGAATATTGCCGAAGTCGCGCGCTGGGGGGCGGATCAGAAGCCGACCGCCGCGCAGGGGCTCCAGGTGGAGCGCTACGCCGTCGATCTCGATCATCCGCGCAATCTCTACACGCTGCACAATGGCGATATTCTGGTCGCTGAAACCAACAGTCCTCCGCGTGAGAACGGCGGCATCGAGGGTTGGGTGATGAAGCATTTGCTCGGCAAGGCGGGCGCGGCCACGCCGTCTGCAAACCGCATCACGCTGCTGCGCGATAGCGATGGGGACGGGGAGGTGGATCTGCGATCGACATTCCTGAAAGGATTGAACTCCCCCTTCGGCATGGCGCTGGTGGGCGACCGTTTTTTCGTGGCCGATACCGATGCGCTGCTGGAATTTCCTTATGCGCAGGGTGACACGCAGATTTCCGCGAAGGGCCGCAAAATCTATGCGCTGAATGCCAAGGCACCCAACAATCACTGGACCCGCAATCTCGCGGTCTCCCCGGACGAGACTAAGCTGTACATCGCGGTCGGTTCCAACAGCAATATCGGCGAGAATGGCATGGATACCGAAAAGGGCCGTGCGATGGTAATCCAGTATGATCTGGACACCGGAAAGGCGATTCCCTACGCAATCGGCCTTCGCAACCCGGTGGGTCTGGCGTTCCATCCCGGCACTGATCAACTCTGGACCACGGTGAACGAGCGCGACATGCTGGGCTCCGACCTGGTGCCCGACTATCTCGCGCTGGTGGACTTCGGTTCGGACTATGGCTGGCCCTATCATTATTGGGGCGGATATACCGACCCCCGGCTGGATGACCCCGCTCCGGACAAGCGGCAATATGAGCGGCGTCCGGATTATTCCCTCGGCGTGCATGTCGCGCCCTTGGGTTTGCTGTTCGCCGGCCAGGCAAAGCTTGGCGGCCCCTTCGGCAATGGTGCCTTCGTGGCGCGCCACGGCAGCTGGAACCGCGTGCCCGCAGCGGGTTACGATGTGATCTTCGTGCCGTTTCAGGGGAACGAACCGCAAGGCAAGCCCATCGAGGTGCTGACCGGCTTTCTGGATGCGGAGGGTAATGCGCACGGGCGGCCCACAATGTTAGCCGCGGACAAGACCGGTGCGCTGCTCGTCAGCGACGATGTCGGCAATGTCATCTGGCGCGTGACGCCCGCGGGTAAGCCAAGCGCAGCGGCAGCGGGCAACACGCCCGCCGCCCGATAG
- the rimO gene encoding 30S ribosomal protein S12 methylthiotransferase RimO yields the protein MATKIETPPKVGMVSLGCPKALVDSERILTRLRADGYDMAPDYEGADVVLVNTCGFLDSAKEESLEAIGEAMNANGRVIVTGCMGNEADAIRARFPDVLAITGAHQYEDVVGAVHEAAPPARGAYVDLIPNLDTIGGLKLTPRHYSYLKISEGCNHRCSFCIIPSLRGDLASRRIDAVLREAEKLVAAGTKELLVISQDTSAYGVDTRHEPRAWKGREVRAHMTDLARELGQLRTIDGASPWVRLHYVYPYPHVDQVIPLMAEGYLTPYLDIPFQHAAPSVLKRMKRPANEAKVLGRLKAWREVCPDIAVRSSFVVGFPGETEEDFQYLLDWLDEAQLDRVGAFRFEPVEGAAANALPDPVPEEVKEERFARIMEKTAAISAAKLQAKVGRTLPVIVDEVGEPDEDGDIGATARSQADAPEIDGHVYLRNVSGEMKPGDILDVEIEEADEHDLFGVPA from the coding sequence ATGGCAACGAAAATCGAAACGCCGCCCAAGGTGGGCATGGTCTCGCTGGGATGTCCCAAGGCGCTGGTGGACAGCGAACGCATCCTCACGCGCCTGCGCGCGGACGGTTACGACATGGCGCCCGATTATGAAGGCGCGGACGTGGTACTGGTCAACACCTGCGGCTTCCTCGATTCCGCCAAGGAGGAAAGTCTGGAGGCGATCGGCGAGGCCATGAACGCCAATGGCCGCGTGATCGTGACCGGCTGCATGGGCAATGAAGCCGACGCCATCCGCGCGCGCTTTCCGGACGTGCTCGCCATCACCGGGGCGCATCAATATGAGGATGTGGTCGGCGCGGTGCACGAAGCGGCCCCGCCTGCGCGCGGGGCCTATGTCGATCTGATCCCGAACCTCGACACCATCGGCGGGCTGAAGCTGACGCCGCGCCACTACAGCTATCTGAAGATTTCGGAGGGCTGCAATCACCGCTGCAGCTTCTGCATCATTCCGTCTTTGCGCGGGGACCTTGCCAGCCGCCGCATCGACGCGGTGCTGCGCGAGGCGGAAAAGCTGGTGGCGGCGGGCACGAAGGAACTGCTCGTCATCAGCCAGGACACGTCGGCCTATGGCGTCGACACCCGGCACGAGCCACGCGCATGGAAGGGCCGCGAAGTGCGCGCGCATATGACCGATCTGGCGCGCGAACTGGGTCAGCTTCGCACCATCGACGGCGCTTCGCCATGGGTGCGGCTGCACTATGTCTACCCGTACCCCCATGTCGATCAGGTCATCCCGCTGATGGCCGAAGGCTATCTGACGCCCTATCTGGACATCCCGTTCCAGCATGCCGCACCGTCCGTGCTCAAGCGGATGAAGCGCCCGGCGAACGAGGCCAAGGTGCTCGGCCGCCTCAAAGCCTGGCGCGAGGTTTGCCCGGACATTGCGGTCCGCTCCAGCTTCGTGGTCGGCTTCCCCGGCGAGACGGAGGAGGACTTCCAGTATCTGCTCGACTGGCTGGACGAGGCGCAGCTGGACCGCGTCGGCGCGTTCCGCTTCGAACCCGTGGAGGGCGCAGCAGCCAATGCGCTGCCCGATCCGGTGCCCGAAGAGGTGAAGGAAGAGCGCTTTGCTCGGATCATGGAAAAGACCGCCGCGATTTCGGCCGCGAAGCTGCAGGCCAAGGTCGGTCGCACCCTGCCGGTGATCGTCGATGAAGTGGGCGAGCCCGATGAGGATGGCGACATCGGCGCCACCGCCCGCAGCCAGGCCGATGCGCCGGAGATCGATGGGCATGTCTATCTGCGCAACGTTTCGGGCGAGATGAAGCCGGGGGATATCCTCGACGTGGAAATCGAAGAGGCGGACGAGCACGATCTGTTCGGGGTGCCGGCTTAG